From one Humulus lupulus chromosome 8, drHumLupu1.1, whole genome shotgun sequence genomic stretch:
- the LOC133797450 gene encoding uncharacterized protein LOC133797450, which translates to MAATLTLLNLPVLPQKPNPSLSNSNNPTKLLIPHSHTKPLLPKLSSTNSQKLITETFHHLQSASLPLTALTLPFFFDPQNAAAAGGEFGILEGRSFALVHPIVMGGLFVYTLWAGYLGWQWRRVRTIQNEITELKKQVKPVPVTPEGKPVEAPPSPVDLKIQQLTEERKELLKGSYRDRHFNAGSILLGFGVLEAVGGCVNTWFRTGKLFPGPHLFAGAGITVLWAAAAALVPAMQKGNETARNLHIALNTANVLLFIWQIPTGIDIVFKVFEFTTWP; encoded by the exons ATGGCCGCCACGCTCACCCTTCTCAACCTCCCTGTTCTTCCTCAAAAACCAAACCCATCTCTTTCTAACTCTAATAATCCCACCAAACTTCTAATCCCCCACTCCCACACCAAACCACTTCTCCCCAAACTCTCCTCTACTAACTCACAAAAACTCATCACTGAAACTTTTCACCACCTACAGTCTGCTTCTCTCCCCCTTACGGCCCTCACATTACCCTTCTTCTTTGACCCTCAG AATGCAGCCGCTGCAGGTGGGGAATTTGGAATATTGGAGGGAAGGTCATTTGCTCTGGTTCACCCCATTGTGATGGGTGGTTTGTTCGTGTACACGCTATGGGCAGGCTACTTGGGTTGGCAATGGAGGCGAGTCAGGACCATTCAGAATGAAATTACTGAGCTCAAGAAGCAAGTTAAGCCTGTCCCAGTTACCCCAGAAGGGAAACCTGTGGAAGCACCACCATCTCCTGTTGACCTTAAAATTCAGCAACTTACAGAA GAGAGGAAGGAGTTGTTGAAAGGGTCTTACAGGGATAGACACTTCAATGCAGGCTCAATACTTTTAGGATTCGGAGTCCTTGAGGCTGTAGGTGGATGTGTTAACACATGGTTTAGAACAGGAAAGCTATTCCCCGGGCCTCATTTGTTTGCAGGAGCAG GCATCACAGTTTTGTGGGCAGCCGCAGCCGCCCTTGTACCTGCAATGCAAAAGGGAAATGAGACAGCAAGAAATCTTCACATTGCTTTAAACACAGCAAATGTTCTGCTTTTTATATGGCAAATACCTACTGGAATTGATATTGTCTTTAAAGTGTTTGAATTCACTACTTGGCCTTAA